A section of the Methanocaldococcus sp. FS406-22 genome encodes:
- the hcp gene encoding hydroxylamine reductase — protein sequence MKYTPRPTKMFCFQCQEAARNEGCTVKGVCGKDDIVANLQDLLIYTIKGLCYVCDKGDYLDDEVMEYIPKALFVTITNVNFDDKDVIDWIKKGVELREKVIEKTNLNKEELPHCATWNYNDTNDIIELSKAKEVSILAEDNEDIRSLKELITYGIKGIGAYLSHAMHLGYNNEEIHKFIVKAFAKIVDSKDADELFNLAMETGKYAVETLALLDKANTETYGHPEITEVNLGVRDRPGILISGHDLKDLEQLLEQSKDAGVDVYTHCEMLPAHYYPFFKKYEHFVGNYGGSWPFQREEFEKFNGPIVMTTNCLVPPKDSYKDRVYVTNEVGYPGLKRIPVREDGTKDFSEVIEHAKRCKPPTPLENGKIVGGFAHNQVLALADKIVEAVKSGKIRKFVVMAGCDGRHKTREYYTEFAKKLPKDTVILTCGCAKYRFIKLDLGDIDGIPRVLDAGQCNDSYSLVKIALALKDVFGLNDINELPIAYNISWYEQKAVTVLLALLYLGVKDIVLGPTLPAFLSPNVAKVLVEKFGISTISTVDEDIKGLVG from the coding sequence ATGAAATACACTCCAAGACCAACGAAAATGTTTTGCTTTCAATGTCAAGAGGCTGCAAGAAATGAGGGATGCACAGTAAAGGGAGTTTGTGGAAAGGATGATATTGTAGCAAACCTCCAAGATTTATTGATTTATACTATAAAAGGTTTATGCTATGTGTGTGATAAAGGCGATTACTTAGACGATGAAGTTATGGAATATATTCCAAAGGCATTATTTGTAACAATCACAAATGTCAATTTTGATGATAAAGATGTGATAGATTGGATAAAGAAGGGAGTAGAATTGAGGGAAAAAGTTATTGAAAAAACCAATTTAAATAAAGAGGAGCTTCCTCACTGTGCTACATGGAATTATAATGATACCAACGACATTATAGAATTATCAAAGGCAAAAGAAGTTAGCATCTTAGCAGAGGATAATGAGGATATAAGGTCTTTAAAAGAACTCATAACTTATGGAATTAAAGGAATTGGTGCTTATTTAAGCCATGCAATGCATCTTGGCTATAACAATGAAGAAATCCATAAATTTATAGTTAAAGCATTTGCCAAAATCGTTGATAGTAAAGATGCTGATGAACTCTTTAACTTAGCAATGGAAACTGGAAAGTATGCAGTAGAAACATTAGCATTATTAGATAAGGCAAACACTGAAACCTATGGACATCCAGAGATAACAGAGGTTAATTTGGGAGTTAGAGATAGACCAGGAATATTAATCAGTGGGCATGATTTAAAGGACTTAGAGCAGTTATTAGAGCAGAGTAAAGATGCAGGAGTTGATGTTTATACTCACTGTGAGATGTTGCCAGCCCATTATTATCCATTCTTCAAAAAATATGAGCACTTCGTTGGAAATTATGGAGGTTCATGGCCATTTCAAAGGGAGGAGTTTGAAAAATTCAACGGCCCAATAGTGATGACAACAAACTGTTTAGTTCCACCAAAGGATTCATACAAAGATAGGGTTTATGTAACAAACGAAGTTGGCTATCCGGGATTGAAGAGGATTCCAGTAAGAGAAGATGGAACTAAGGACTTTTCAGAGGTTATAGAGCATGCTAAAAGATGCAAGCCACCAACACCACTTGAAAATGGTAAGATTGTTGGAGGTTTTGCACATAACCAAGTTTTAGCATTGGCAGATAAGATAGTTGAAGCAGTTAAAAGTGGAAAGATAAGAAAGTTCGTTGTAATGGCTGGATGTGATGGAAGACATAAAACAAGAGAGTATTATACTGAATTTGCTAAGAAACTGCCTAAAGATACAGTCATCTTAACATGTGGATGTGCAAAATACAGGTTTATTAAGTTAGATTTGGGAGATATAGATGGAATTCCAAGGGTATTGGATGCTGGACAGTGTAATGATAGCTATTCATTAGTTAAAATTGCACTGGCTTTAAAAGATGTCTTTGGATTAAATGATATAAATGAACTTCCAATTGCCTACAACATCTCATGGTATGAGCAAAAGGCAGTTACTGTATTATTGGCTTTGCTTTACTTAGGAGTTAAGGATATTGTATTAGGCCCAACATTGCCGGCTTTCTTATCACCAAATGTGGCAAAAGTTTTAGTTGAGAAGTTTGGAATCTCAACAATCTCAACAGTTGATGAGGATATTAAGGGATTAGTTGGATAA
- a CDS encoding cupin domain-containing protein: protein MIEKVYEFKKDATTKVVEKIVNTEHVQINHIVLPKGEQMPKHYSNSYVHLIIIRGEMTLTLEDQEPHNYKEGTMVYVPFNVKMLIQNLNSDVLEFFVVKAPHPKKLNAPEEPIKCE, encoded by the coding sequence ATGATAGAAAAAGTTTATGAGTTTAAGAAAGATGCTACAACAAAGGTTGTTGAAAAAATTGTCAATACCGAGCATGTTCAAATCAACCATATAGTTTTGCCAAAAGGAGAGCAGATGCCTAAGCATTATTCAAACTCCTACGTGCATCTGATAATTATCAGAGGAGAGATGACTCTAACTTTGGAAGATCAAGAGCCGCACAACTACAAAGAAGGAACTATGGTATATGTCCCATTTAACGTAAAGATGCTAATCCAAAACTTAAACTCTGATGTATTAGAGTTCTTTGTAGTAAAAGCTCCTCATCCAAAGAAATTAAATGCACCAGAAGAGCCAATAAAGTGTGAATAA
- the tdt gene encoding tellurite-resistance/dicarboxylate transporter: MQNYIKNFESSWFAAVMGTGVLAVTSLFYSEYLPILKNISNLLFYFNILLFFVFLMLWILRWVKYPKNMIAELKHPVLSSFSPTVAVAMLVLGIDFILIKNNMFFAKIFWSLGAVGMFLFSLIVPFYMFKSETIKLDHVNPGWYIPPVGLIVIPIAGSLIMPHLTGIWHELTVIINYFGWGAGFFLYLALLAVVIYRFILHHPLPSAMAPTVWINLGPIGAGIVALINMVNNSPFITIKEPFYIFSFIFWGFGLWWSLMAIIMTLYYVKKLKLPYAMSWWAFIFPLGVYIASTHLVHKIFGFEIVDYIGFGLYWLLFFFWIVTLIKTTNKVYTGELFKEK; the protein is encoded by the coding sequence ATGCAAAACTATATAAAAAATTTTGAATCGTCATGGTTTGCGGCAGTAATGGGGACTGGTGTTTTGGCAGTAACGAGTTTGTTTTATTCTGAATACTTACCAATACTAAAAAATATCTCAAATTTGCTATTTTATTTTAATATACTACTGTTTTTTGTATTTTTAATGTTGTGGATTTTGAGATGGGTAAAGTATCCAAAAAATATGATTGCAGAGTTGAAGCATCCAGTTTTAAGTTCGTTTAGCCCTACTGTAGCAGTGGCAATGCTTGTGTTGGGCATTGATTTTATATTAATAAAAAATAACATGTTTTTTGCAAAGATATTCTGGTCTCTTGGAGCTGTTGGAATGTTTTTGTTCAGTTTGATAGTTCCGTTTTATATGTTTAAGTCAGAAACCATAAAATTAGATCATGTTAATCCGGGTTGGTATATTCCACCGGTTGGTTTGATTGTTATTCCAATAGCTGGGAGTTTGATAATGCCTCATTTGACTGGAATTTGGCATGAATTAACAGTTATAATCAACTACTTCGGTTGGGGGGCCGGATTCTTCTTATACTTGGCATTATTGGCAGTGGTGATTTATAGGTTTATATTACATCATCCTTTACCTTCAGCAATGGCTCCGACTGTATGGATTAACTTAGGACCGATAGGGGCTGGGATTGTTGCTTTGATAAATATGGTTAATAACTCCCCATTCATAACAATAAAAGAGCCGTTTTATATATTTTCTTTTATATTCTGGGGCTTTGGGTTGTGGTGGAGTCTAATGGCTATAATCATGACTCTTTACTATGTTAAAAAGCTAAAATTGCCCTATGCAATGTCATGGTGGGCATTCATCTTCCCACTGGGAGTTTATATTGCCTCAACACACTTAGTTCATAAAATCTTTGGTTTTGAGATAGTTGATTACATTGGCTTTGGATTGTATTGGCTATTGTTCTTCTTCTGGATAGTAACATTAATAAAAACTACCAATAAAGTATATACTGGAGAGTTATTCAAAGAAAAATAA
- a CDS encoding TatD family hydrolase, which produces MIDAHTHLDVRSFEDLEKMALSGIETIITCAHDPYKMSVPEVYLDHWDRLINLEVKRGKMAGVEVKVALGVHPMGYPKNWEVLIKKLPEFFDNENVVAIGETGLHYLTEDEKNLLREQLYLAKDYNMPIIIHTPEKNKKEALIEILKILDEVKIKDDLVMIDHINKETVDLIDRDVYVGLTVQPPLKISHEEAAEIIKNYDKKFILSSDLGSLKADVYALPRTRLYMKKIDVDEDKIIASTYKNAKEFYRL; this is translated from the coding sequence ATGATAGATGCACACACTCACTTAGATGTTAGGAGCTTTGAGGATTTGGAAAAAATGGCATTGAGTGGAATTGAGACAATTATAACGTGTGCTCACGACCCATATAAGATGAGTGTTCCAGAGGTTTATTTAGACCACTGGGATAGGTTGATTAACTTAGAAGTTAAAAGAGGAAAAATGGCTGGTGTTGAGGTTAAGGTTGCATTAGGCGTTCATCCTATGGGGTATCCTAAGAACTGGGAGGTTTTGATAAAAAAACTTCCAGAATTTTTTGATAATGAGAATGTTGTAGCTATTGGAGAGACAGGACTGCATTATCTAACAGAGGATGAGAAAAACCTTTTAAGAGAGCAGTTATATTTAGCAAAAGATTATAACATGCCAATAATTATCCACACACCAGAGAAAAACAAAAAAGAGGCATTAATTGAGATTTTAAAGATTTTAGATGAGGTTAAGATAAAAGATGATTTGGTTATGATTGACCACATAAATAAGGAGACAGTAGATTTAATTGATAGGGATGTTTATGTTGGCTTAACTGTTCAGCCACCATTAAAAATAAGCCATGAAGAAGCGGCAGAGATAATAAAAAACTATGATAAAAAATTCATTTTAAGCAGTGATTTAGGAAGTTTGAAGGCAGATGTCTACGCACTACCAAGAACTAGGCTTTATATGAAAAAGATTGATGTTGATGAAGATAAAATAATTGCCTCAACCTATAAGAATGCAAAGGAGTTTTATAGACTTTAA
- a CDS encoding DsrE family protein encodes MIRKFKVKGLRSPSLLIDMILNDTKEGILIVETDGEEQIKDIENLLKKYNLKYEVDGNLVKIYVGEIKADKTINVVGATCPGPIMMVSGMLSKMKNGEILEIICGKNALTDLTEGLKGMGNEIIKVEDKGDGTYRILVKKGEKKEEKAEAITKIDELFIINTTGTGNAEKAYATFMMADVALKMNLKPTIFLMMDGASLALKGECDRVKHPAFPKLGDLVRDILKKGVKIYVCELSAEFRGINEKNLEEGFEIAGAPTFLNYLSKPNVRPVWL; translated from the coding sequence ATGATAAGGAAGTTTAAGGTTAAAGGATTGAGAAGCCCTTCTTTGCTAATAGATATGATTTTAAATGACACAAAAGAAGGGATTTTAATTGTTGAAACTGATGGAGAAGAACAGATAAAAGACATTGAGAATTTATTGAAAAAATACAACCTAAAGTATGAAGTTGATGGGAATTTAGTTAAAATCTATGTTGGAGAGATTAAGGCAGATAAAACTATCAACGTTGTTGGAGCTACATGCCCAGGACCTATAATGATGGTTTCTGGTATGCTATCAAAGATGAAAAATGGGGAGATACTAGAGATTATCTGTGGAAAAAATGCCTTAACTGATTTAACTGAAGGATTGAAGGGAATGGGCAATGAGATAATAAAAGTTGAGGATAAGGGAGATGGAACTTACAGAATATTGGTTAAGAAGGGGGAGAAGAAAGAAGAAAAAGCAGAAGCAATAACAAAAATAGATGAACTCTTCATCATCAACACAACTGGAACAGGAAATGCTGAAAAGGCCTATGCAACATTCATGATGGCAGATGTTGCCTTAAAGATGAACTTAAAGCCAACAATATTCTTAATGATGGATGGGGCAAGTTTAGCTTTAAAAGGAGAGTGTGATAGGGTTAAGCATCCAGCATTTCCAAAATTAGGAGATTTAGTTAGGGATATTTTGAAGAAAGGAGTAAAAATCTATGTTTGTGAGTTGAGTGCAGAGTTTAGGGGGATTAATGAAAAAAACTTAGAAGAAGGTTTTGAGATTGCTGGAGCACCAACATTTCTAAACTATCTATCAAAGCCAAACGTTAGACCAGTTTGGTTATAA
- a CDS encoding DUF5400 domain-containing protein → MNEIITLISLSVIFGAMLSGFATFRLTGMRLMPHFASLMIAFILTLASLFISNNIIGNLAIAFQIITPLTVCPTICNILKTQFQNTGIYSAHLALMGMLFILALGNLALF, encoded by the coding sequence ATGAATGAAATAATAACTCTAATCTCTTTATCTGTAATTTTTGGAGCAATGCTTTCAGGATTTGCTACATTTAGGTTAACAGGAATGAGATTGATGCCACATTTTGCATCTTTAATGATAGCTTTTATATTGACTTTGGCATCACTATTTATAAGCAATAATATAATAGGGAATTTAGCAATAGCATTTCAAATAATAACTCCTCTAACAGTCTGCCCAACTATATGCAATATATTAAAAACTCAATTCCAAAATACTGGGATATATTCTGCCCACTTAGCTTTGATGGGAATGCTGTTTATATTGGCTTTAGGAAACTTAGCTCTATTCTAA
- a CDS encoding DUF166 domain-containing protein produces the protein MKAVFIYHKNNQRMEKFYKNLLNEPDFCRICDDCYNCRGNWSFKDSVKNIVIDEVYEEFVDNPYDYLPELPEADVCVAQLHEDLLYELPLLLKEKGYKALIVPSETPHDLSLALRRDLKRVCSEYNIEFENPKPFCSLERREGNEYINKFIDYFKIGKPELEIEVENGIIKDVKVKISAPCGETYYIAKRLKGKAIDDLKEEIANAHHNYPCLASMEIDKELGDTILHKAGYIAIKAVENALKR, from the coding sequence ATGAAGGCAGTATTTATTTATCACAAAAATAATCAAAGAATGGAGAAATTTTATAAAAACCTTTTGAATGAGCCAGATTTCTGTAGAATTTGTGATGACTGCTATAACTGCAGAGGAAACTGGAGTTTTAAGGATAGTGTGAAAAATATCGTAATTGATGAAGTTTATGAAGAATTTGTTGATAATCCCTACGACTATCTTCCAGAACTTCCAGAGGCAGATGTTTGTGTTGCCCAACTCCATGAGGATTTGTTGTATGAACTTCCTCTATTGTTAAAAGAAAAAGGGTATAAAGCTTTAATTGTTCCTTCTGAAACTCCTCATGATTTATCCTTAGCATTGAGGAGGGATTTAAAGAGAGTCTGCAGTGAGTATAATATTGAGTTCGAAAACCCGAAACCGTTCTGTTCATTAGAGAGGAGAGAGGGCAATGAATATATAAATAAATTTATCGATTACTTTAAGATAGGAAAACCAGAGTTAGAGATAGAAGTTGAAAATGGCATTATTAAAGATGTTAAGGTTAAAATCTCTGCTCCTTGTGGAGAGACATATTATATAGCTAAGAGGTTGAAAGGAAAGGCTATAGATGATTTAAAGGAAGAGATAGCAAATGCCCACCACAACTATCCATGTTTAGCAAGTATGGAGATAGATAAAGAGTTGGGAGATACTATTTTACATAAGGCTGGGTATATTGCAATTAAGGCAGTTGAAAATGCTCTTAAAAGATAA
- a CDS encoding cell wall-binding repeat-containing protein, translated as MWKKLLLLLLMAIPMVSANFATDVVLVSDNCADQCCALEVANALNATVITTEWGIYNESVVNEILALNPTKVIIIGGPLAVVENYTTALENAGITVERIGGKTRYETNANVTLRFQNQFRYAYGNNTTACVCYGFDDIALNETMELIKNGTCLVLLTNGVNLTVEPQKLQLKINKVEIVENPICPFCNYSKLMLKLQKNGLKIEIKQIPKVKVKLMLQHRIKMMERRIFMLKRMGVNVTDLEEKLKEVEELIKQNRYQDAYRIMVQLQGEQMAMVKLHLHPGGHGMAKGRINAMIANASHVYHQNANTSKIGIGGVNAPHIYHQNINNTQIDVGKANISYVHNK; from the coding sequence ATGTGGAAGAAACTGCTATTGCTATTGCTAATGGCAATTCCAATGGTTTCTGCAAACTTTGCAACAGATGTAGTTTTAGTTAGTGACAACTGTGCAGACCAGTGCTGTGCTTTAGAGGTTGCAAATGCTTTAAATGCAACAGTGATAACAACTGAATGGGGTATCTACAACGAAAGTGTAGTTAATGAGATTTTGGCTTTGAACCCTACTAAGGTCATAATCATCGGAGGACCTTTGGCAGTAGTTGAGAATTACACAACTGCATTAGAAAATGCAGGGATAACTGTTGAGAGAATTGGTGGGAAAACAAGATACGAGACAAATGCTAATGTAACATTAAGATTCCAAAACCAGTTTAGGTATGCTTATGGAAATAATACAACTGCATGCGTTTGCTATGGATTTGATGATATTGCCTTAAATGAAACAATGGAGTTAATAAAGAATGGAACCTGTTTGGTCTTATTAACAAATGGAGTAAATTTAACTGTCGAACCACAAAAATTGCAGTTAAAAATAAATAAAGTTGAGATTGTTGAAAATCCAATCTGTCCATTCTGCAACTATTCAAAGCTGATGTTGAAATTGCAGAAGAATGGATTAAAAATTGAAATTAAACAAATCCCAAAAGTTAAAGTTAAGTTAATGCTACAACATAGAATAAAAATGATGGAAAGAAGAATATTCATGTTAAAGAGAATGGGTGTTAATGTTACTGACTTAGAAGAGAAGTTGAAAGAAGTTGAAGAGTTAATAAAACAAAACAGATACCAAGATGCTTACAGAATAATGGTTCAACTTCAAGGAGAACAGATGGCAATGGTTAAATTACATTTACACCCAGGAGGACATGGAATGGCTAAAGGTAGAATTAATGCAATGATAGCTAATGCTTCTCATGTATATCATCAAAACGCTAACACTTCAAAAATAGGTATTGGAGGAGTAAACGCCCCACATATCTATCATCAGAATATAAATAACACACAAATAGATGTTGGAAAGGCAAATATTTCATATGTTCATAATAAATAA
- a CDS encoding DUF2202 domain-containing protein — protein sequence MSDILKLLVVSLIASMIFLAGCVTQNTENAQMQNNQNQILENEKVVENNGDINVSLIYKNINALPKQPISEEEKEGLIEMREEEKLARDVYLTLYNKWKLQIFKNIAESEQTHTDSVKYLLEKYGIPDPVKSDEIGKFSNPKFEELYKKLVEKGNKSVVDALIVGATIEDLDIADLEHWINKTDNEDIKFVYENLMKGSRNHLRAFIRMLNNYGTNYSPQYISREEYEQIINSQMERGIKK from the coding sequence ATGAGTGATATTCTGAAATTGTTGGTAGTATCATTAATCGCTTCTATGATTTTTTTAGCAGGATGCGTAACTCAAAATACAGAAAATGCCCAAATGCAAAATAATCAAAATCAAATATTAGAAAATGAAAAAGTAGTAGAAAATAATGGAGATATAAATGTTAGTTTAATCTATAAAAATATAAATGCTTTACCAAAACAACCAATAAGTGAAGAAGAAAAAGAAGGACTCATTGAGATGAGAGAGGAGGAAAAATTGGCAAGAGATGTTTATCTAACTTTATATAATAAATGGAAACTGCAAATATTTAAGAACATTGCTGAAAGTGAGCAAACACATACAGATTCAGTTAAATACCTCTTAGAAAAATATGGTATCCCAGACCCAGTTAAAAGTGATGAGATTGGAAAATTCTCAAATCCGAAGTTTGAGGAGTTATATAAAAAATTAGTTGAAAAAGGTAATAAATCAGTTGTTGATGCATTGATAGTTGGAGCAACTATTGAAGATTTGGATATTGCTGATTTAGAACATTGGATAAACAAAACTGACAATGAAGATATAAAATTTGTTTATGAAAACTTGATGAAAGGTTCAAGAAACCATTTAAGGGCTTTTATTAGAATGCTAAACAATTATGGGACTAATTACAGCCCTCAATATATAAGCAGGGAGGAATATGAGCAGATAATTAATAGTCAAATGGAGAGGGGGATTAAAAAATGA
- a CDS encoding FprA family A-type flavoprotein, which yields MKADAVKIADGVYWVGVLDWDIRMYHGYTLKGTTYNAYLVFGDEKVALIDNTYPGTSAQMWGRIKDAFEKEGREFKIDVIVQNHVEKDHSGALPEIHKKFPEAPIYCTEVAVEGLKKHYPSLKDAPFKVVHTGDTVDLGGKTLTFLEAPLLHWPDSMFTFYNEGGILFSNDAFGQHLCYPAHKRFDTDIPEHVLMDANQKFYANLITPLSKLVLKKFEEVIQLGLLDKIKMIAPSHGQIWTDPMKVIKAYQDFATGKAAKDKAVIVYDTMHYSTQKMAHAFAEGLMSEGIDVVMYYLHYDERSEIVKDILDAKAVLFGIPTIYDEPYPSIGDIIYYLKGLKFNRTGFKRLAIAFGSMGGEGGAVAKIAEELAKCGFEVINQYELYYVPTEDELTNCYNMGKELAKRIKELKIE from the coding sequence ATGAAAGCAGATGCTGTTAAAATAGCTGATGGTGTATATTGGGTGGGGGTTTTAGACTGGGATATAAGAATGTATCACGGCTACACATTGAAAGGAACAACATACAACGCCTACTTAGTCTTTGGAGACGAAAAAGTTGCTTTAATAGATAACACATATCCAGGAACCTCTGCTCAAATGTGGGGGAGGATAAAAGATGCTTTTGAAAAAGAGGGGAGGGAATTTAAGATTGATGTAATCGTTCAAAACCACGTTGAAAAAGACCACAGTGGAGCTCTACCAGAAATCCACAAAAAGTTCCCAGAAGCTCCTATATACTGTACTGAAGTGGCAGTTGAAGGGCTTAAAAAGCACTATCCATCATTAAAAGATGCCCCATTCAAAGTAGTTCATACAGGAGATACAGTCGATTTAGGAGGAAAGACATTAACGTTCTTAGAAGCTCCTCTATTACATTGGCCAGATAGCATGTTCACATTCTACAACGAAGGAGGGATTTTATTCTCAAACGATGCATTTGGACAACATCTTTGTTATCCAGCACATAAGAGATTCGATACAGATATTCCAGAGCACGTGTTGATGGATGCAAACCAAAAATTCTATGCTAATTTAATAACCCCATTATCAAAGTTGGTTTTGAAGAAATTTGAGGAAGTTATTCAGTTAGGATTGTTGGATAAGATAAAGATGATTGCTCCATCACACGGGCAGATATGGACGGACCCAATGAAGGTTATTAAGGCATATCAAGACTTTGCTACAGGTAAGGCAGCTAAGGATAAGGCAGTTATCGTCTACGACACAATGCACTACTCAACCCAAAAGATGGCTCATGCATTTGCAGAGGGATTGATGAGTGAAGGAATTGATGTTGTAATGTACTATTTGCATTACGATGAGAGAAGTGAGATTGTTAAGGATATCTTAGATGCTAAGGCAGTTCTCTTTGGGATTCCAACAATCTATGATGAGCCATATCCATCAATTGGAGATATAATTTATTACCTAAAAGGATTGAAGTTTAATAGAACAGGATTTAAGAGATTAGCTATTGCTTTTGGTTCAATGGGTGGAGAAGGAGGAGCTGTTGCTAAAATTGCTGAAGAGTTAGCAAAATGTGGGTTTGAGGTTATAAATCAATATGAACTCTACTATGTCCCAACAGAGGATGAGCTAACGAACTGCTATAACATGGGTAAGGAGTTGGCTAAGAGAATTAAGGAGTTGAAGATTGAATAA
- a CDS encoding bacteriohemerythrin, translated as MKEIIKWSKDFETGIKAFDDEHKFLVKTLNEIYNLLNEGKREEAKELLKRRVVNYAAKHFKHEEEIMEKYGYPDLERHRKTHEVFVKTVIEKLLPKIEEGSENDFRSALSFLVGWLTMHIAKPDKKYGEWFKEKGIVIEDEMVDID; from the coding sequence ATGAAAGAAATAATCAAATGGAGCAAAGATTTTGAGACTGGAATTAAAGCATTTGATGATGAGCATAAATTTTTAGTTAAAACTTTAAATGAAATCTATAATTTGTTAAATGAGGGAAAAAGAGAAGAAGCAAAGGAATTATTAAAAAGAAGAGTTGTTAATTATGCTGCAAAGCATTTTAAGCATGAAGAGGAAATTATGGAAAAGTATGGCTACCCTGATTTGGAAAGGCATAGAAAAACCCATGAAGTTTTTGTTAAAACAGTTATAGAAAAATTACTACCAAAGATTGAAGAAGGTTCAGAGAATGATTTTAGAAGTGCTTTATCTTTTTTAGTTGGATGGCTCACAATGCACATAGCAAAGCCAGATAAGAAGTATGGAGAGTGGTTTAAAGAGAAAGGTATTGTTATCGAGGATGAGATGGTAGATATTGATTAA
- a CDS encoding ferritin family protein produces MELDLINEHKIGVTKGTELEKEVQANFEGECKEVGLYLAMARQAQREGLPEVAEVLIRIAMEEAQHAAHFAEMNGLISENLKENIEMMLKGECMANKEKKAAATKAKELGIDPAHDFFDESSRDEARHAKMLKGILERYFK; encoded by the coding sequence ATGGAATTGGATTTAATAAATGAACACAAAATAGGAGTAACAAAAGGAACAGAGTTAGAGAAAGAAGTTCAGGCAAACTTTGAGGGGGAGTGTAAGGAGGTTGGATTATACTTAGCTATGGCAAGACAGGCTCAAAGAGAAGGATTACCAGAGGTTGCTGAGGTTTTGATAAGGATAGCAATGGAAGAAGCTCAACATGCTGCACACTTTGCTGAAATGAACGGTTTAATTTCAGAAAACTTAAAGGAAAACATTGAAATGATGTTAAAAGGAGAATGTATGGCAAACAAAGAGAAAAAAGCTGCTGCAACAAAGGCAAAAGAGTTGGGAATAGACCCAGCTCACGACTTCTTTGATGAATCAAGTAGAGATGAGGCAAGACATGCAAAAATGTTAAAAGGAATTTTGGAAAGATACTTTAAATAA
- a CDS encoding V4R domain-containing protein — MKVELKARGIEELSKIFCEGDFIITDDSELINEAVEYLKKEFNEDKKEKRKYIPLELFKAVVFIMMKKIKELDSEITLYDIGYEFGKHLNPKKYTDLKKFFKRNNLGILKIESRKPLILKVENCAFCEDLNFDEPICYFDAGLIAGAFECILEKPVVVDEIKCMAKGDDACYFKVEVVK; from the coding sequence ATGAAAGTTGAACTAAAAGCAAGGGGGATTGAAGAACTTTCTAAGATATTTTGTGAAGGTGATTTTATAATTACAGATGACAGTGAATTGATAAATGAAGCAGTTGAATATTTAAAGAAGGAATTTAATGAAGATAAAAAGGAAAAGAGAAAATATATTCCGTTGGAACTTTTTAAGGCAGTTGTGTTCATAATGATGAAAAAAATTAAAGAGTTAGATAGTGAAATAACCTTGTATGACATTGGTTATGAGTTTGGAAAGCATTTAAATCCAAAAAAATACACTGATTTGAAAAAATTTTTTAAAAGGAACAATTTAGGAATTTTAAAGATTGAAAGCAGAAAGCCATTAATTTTAAAGGTTGAAAACTGCGCTTTTTGTGAGGATTTAAATTTTGATGAACCAATATGCTATTTTGATGCTGGATTAATTGCAGGAGCTTTTGAGTGTATATTAGAAAAGCCAGTTGTTGTAGATGAAATAAAATGCATGGCAAAGGGAGATGATGCATGTTATTTTAAAGTTGAAGTTGTTAAATAA
- a CDS encoding CBS domain-containing protein — translation MKVKEVMNRNFIKISPNDIGGEVVQILYKEKKNYAPVVEDGKLVGWITALDLLIGCKHSKIEDLMLFIDEIKVLKEDDELTEEIIEEMIKKEDIAYPVVNEDYKVVGTLSVFDLLNYLTTSTLK, via the coding sequence ATGAAAGTTAAAGAAGTTATGAATAGAAATTTTATAAAAATCTCCCCAAATGACATTGGTGGAGAAGTCGTTCAAATTCTCTATAAAGAAAAGAAAAACTACGCTCCAGTTGTAGAAGATGGAAAATTAGTTGGATGGATAACAGCTCTTGATTTGCTTATAGGTTGCAAGCATTCAAAAATTGAAGATTTGATGTTGTTTATTGATGAAATAAAAGTGTTAAAAGAGGATGATGAACTAACAGAAGAAATTATAGAAGAGATGATTAAAAAGGAGGATATTGCATACCCTGTTGTTAATGAAGACTATAAAGTTGTGGGAACTCTAAGTGTTTTTGATTTATTAAATTATTTAACAACTTCAACTTTAAAATAA